Part of the bacterium genome is shown below.
CACCGCCGTCGACGACATTCCCTCCGCGCTCCAGCGGCTCCGCGAACTCATCTCGGATCGGAGACTGCTCTTGATCCTGGACGACGTCTGGGAGCGTGCGCACGCAGAGGCATTCGACATCGTCGCTCCGCGCTCCAGGCTTCTGCTGACGACGCGGGATGCAGGTTTTTCCGCCGCATTCGCGGGGAAGTCGTACGCCGTTCAGTCCCCCAGCCAGGAGGAAGCGGTCTCGATTCTTGCGAGATCGTCCGAACAGTCTGCCGGGCAACTGCCCGAGGCGGCGCGCGACGTCGCGGAGGCCTGCGGAAGGTTGCCTCTCGCTTTGTCTCTCTGTGGCGGCATGGCGAGAAAGGGCGCGCCGTGGGATCGGATCCTTCGACTCCTGAGAGATGCGCGCCTCGAGCTCGTCAGGGACCGGCATCGAGTTCAGGCGTCGCATCAGAATCTCTGGAATGTGATCGAAGTCAGTGTCCGTGAGCTCGAGGCCGATGAACAGGACCGCCTCGCCGAACTCGCCACTTTTCTTGGTAACCAAGGGACGCCCGAGGCGGCCGTCGCAACCTTGTGGTCCCACAGCGGCGAGCTCGACGAACTCTCGACCGGGGACCTGCTGGACGAACTGCGGGACCGCTCTCTCGTGCGGCTCGACCTTCCGGTGTCGGTCGAGGATGAACGACTCGGCCGAGTGGTGTTCGTCCACGATCTCGTCTTTAATTTCTCGAGCCGGAAACTCACGGATAGACTCGGCGAGCATCGTTCTCCGGATGATTCGCTGCTCGAAGCGTATCGATCGAACTGCCCGAACGGTTGGAGCTCGGGCCCGAACGATGGCTACTACTTCGAGAATCTTCCGCGCCATCTTCATCTGTCGGGTCGGGGCGAGGAACTGGGCGACGTCCTGCTCGACATGGACTTCGTGGAGGCCAAGCTCTCCGCAACGGGCGTCTGGCCCTTGACGCAAGACTACGATCTCGCACTCGGGGGATCGGAGGGCGAGAGGGGCCGTGAACTCCGGGTGTTGCAGCGAGTTCTCGAGTTCTCCTCCCAAGCACTCACCGAGGATCCCGCCTTTCTGCGCGGCCAGATCATCGGGCGCGCACTCCGAATGGAGAGCCCGGTACATTCGCGACTGATCGAACGTACGACTGCGATGCGCGGCGCACCCTGGCTTCGACCCGTCCTCCCGGCGCTGCACTCACCCGAGGATGGCGCTCGGCGTGTCTTCTCCGGTCATAGCGGAGACGTAAGGTGCGTCGCGATGAATCGGGACGCGACACGCTTCGTCTCCGGAGGTGGAAGGCTCGGCGACGGCTGGATCTGGCAATGGGATCTGGACTCCGGACTGGGCGAACCGGTCTGCCGCCAGTTCGGAGGCGTACGGTCGATTGCGTTGACCCCGGACGGATCGACCGCGATGTGGACATCCGGACAAAGCGAGGATCTGGCGATCATCGTCTGGAATCTCGACGCGAAATCGCTCGTTCGGCGGATGATTGGTCACGAGAAAGGGATCGAGGCTCTGGTCGTTTCACCAGACGCCGAGCGCGTCGCCTCGGGTTCGTGGGACGAGACGATTCGTATATGGGATCTGAGGTCGGGAGAACTGATCGCCACACTCTCCGCACACGGAGGCCCGGTCACGTCCCTCTCCATGAGCGCGGACGGGAGGTGGCTCGCTTCGGGCTCGCACGACAAGACCGTCAAGATCTGGTCCATGGACACCCTCTCGGTCGTGGCCTCGATCGGCCAAGAGAGCAGGGCCTCCAGCGTCCAGATCTCGCCGGCGGGTGACAAGATCCTCGTGGGAGGGGCGAACGGGACGATTCGAGTCTCTCGAATCGAAACGGGAGAGATCTGCGACGAGCTGATGGGCCACACCCGAGAGGTCACTTCGATCGCGGTCGACGCCTCGGGTCGACTTGCGGTCTCGGGTTCGCGGGACGAGACCATTCGGGTGTGGGATCTCGATCAGGGCGCAACGACCCACACGATACGAGAAGGCTACGGCGTCAATGCGATCGCGCTCGACCCGAACGGCCAGTTCGTGCTGAGCGCATCACAGTCCCGGGTCATTCGGATGTGGGATCTCCCCGATGATTCGAGGGGGCGGACCGATGTCGGCGTGGGCGACTCACGGGTCGGCTGCGTTGCCGTGACCCGAGATGGCTCGACTGTGTTGTCGGGGTCGGATGACGGTCGTGTCACGATCGTGCACACGAACGACGGTTCGCGACGGAGGCAACTCGATGCGCATTCGCACGGTGTCGGCTCGGTCGCAGCGACTCTCGACGGCCGGCGAGTCCTCTCGGGCGCGTCGAAACGCTCCGTCCATGCGAGGATCGTCGAGAAACACGAGACCGACCCGGTTAGGATTTGGGACCTGGAATCGGGCGAACTGCTCTCGGAAGTACCACTCGCAAGAGTCGACTTCGGCGTCGAGGCCATCCTTCCGACAGCGGACGGCCGGCGGGCTGTGGTTCAAACGAGCGGCGGACGCCTGATCCTCCTGGATTTGGAGCCGGGCACGATTCGCTCTCAAACCGAGATGTTCTCGAGCGGGATGATGTGTGTCGCGGCGAGCGACGACGGGAACGTGGCCGTTGCCGGATATGGGCATGGCTCACTGAAGGTGTTCGATCTGAACCAGGGCGCGGAGATCTGGTCCGGGTTCGCGCACGAGTACGGCGTTCGCGCCGTGGCGATTTCGAGCGATGGCTGCCGAGCGGTCTCGGCCGGAGGAGACGACACGATTCTCGTGTGGAATCTACATCGCGATGCGCCCTATGCCTTTGCAGAACGTGCTGCCACGCTCACTGGCCACACCGATACGATCTGGTCGCTCGAAATGATCGACGAAGACCGACGCGCTTTGTCTTCCTCGACGGATGGCACGCTTCGGATCTGGGATCTCGATCGGTACGAGCAAGATGCGATTCTCGAGGGAAGCCGCTCGTGGTCTTCGGGTTGGCCGATGCACTGCGTTGCCCCGGAAGTTCGAGCCGCCGCCTCGTTCGGCGACAGGACGATTCACCTCTGGGACTTGGAGCGCGCGGCACACGTGGCGGCCTTTCGAACGGATACCGATATTGGATCGATCGAGATCGATGCAAACGGCCGAACCATCGTGGCCGCGGGACGGGACGGGACGCTGATCGTTCTCGCGGTCGAAGACGCTTAGCCATCGTCCGGGTGCCCGCTGAAGCAGTCGGCTCGTGTCGCGTGCGACACGACTTTGGCGTGACGGGCTGTGTGTTCGGGAGACCCTCCGGGGATCGATCCGGCTAGATTGCGAGGTTCGCAGGCCTGCGGGCCAGCATAGGGAGCGGCACGACAACCCGGGGCAGGTCACCGAGACGAGGCGGGTGGCATCCGCGTGAATGGTCATTCGAGAGATGCTATCCGGATCAGACTACGAACGTCGGTGTCTGATACTCGGCCATGCTCGGGCTGGTATCGATATCCAGATCGGCACCTAAGCTCGAACTTTCTATCGACGAGGGTTCGCGAAGCCCGCCGCTCGAAGGACGCGCCGACGACCGATCGGGAGAAAGCGCGCTTCGCCCCTGACGAATACCAAATACGGCTCTGCCCGCCGCGGAGCGGCGAATTTCCTTCCAGTCTCCGCGAGGGCGAATGTCGCGACACAGGCTCCCAGCCGGCCAATTTCGCCGCAGAGATCTCCGGTCTGTGCTTGCCAGGAATCCGGGTCCGCTCGCTGTCTCCGGTTGGCTGCGGAAAACCGCACCCCGCGAAATCGCCGCGCACCCCTCGGCGTCGCCGCCTTCGCGACCCGGTCGCCATGAGCCTCCGTAAAGAAGGACTCAATGGCGGAGAGGGTGGGATTCGAACCCACGGAAGGCTTGCACCTTCACCTGATTTCGAGTCAGGCACGTTCAACCGAGCTCCGCCACCTCTCCGCGGGCGCGTAGGCTAGCAGGATTCCGTCATTCTTCGCACGCCGGGTGCCCGCGGAATCGTTGCAAATCCCCGGATTTCTGGGGGATTCGCCGCCCCCGAACCCTCGTGCTAGCCTGCGCGCTCTCCGAGAACCGGGGCGCGCTCCCGGTAATAGAAGAAGGACCGACTCGATTTGGCACGTGATGATTTGATCCAGGCGACCGGAAGCGTCGACAAGATTCTCGGCGGCGGCCGCTATCAGATCACGCTCGAGAACGGCCAGGTCGTGACGGCCCAGCTCTCGGGCCGCATGCGCCGATTCCGCATCCGCGTGATCCCCGGCGACCGCGTGACGGTCGGCCTCTCGCCCTACGACCCGACCCATGGCTTCATCACCTTCCGTCTCAAGGAAGGGCAGTCGGCGCCCGGCCAGTAGGGCCGCGCCGGCGACGCGCCGCGCGCGATGGCGAGCTTCGCGACCCGCGCGCGACTGAAGGCGATCCAGGCCTGCGACCGCCTGCGTCTTCGCGCTCGCGTGAGACGGACGCCCGGGCTCGAGATGGATCCCGAGGCGAGCACGAACTTCGTGTCCTCGCACTTCGCGATCGCGCCCGGCGGTCGCCTCGTGATCGGTCCCCGCGTCTACACCGAACGTCTCTCGCGCGGGGTCCACATCTCCGTCGCCGAGGGCGCGAGCGTCGAGATCGGCGCCGACACCTGGCTTCGTTCGGACCTCGGACCGGTGATCCTCTTCGCGTTC
Proteins encoded:
- the infA gene encoding translation initiation factor IF-1; the protein is MARDDLIQATGSVDKILGGGRYQITLENGQVVTAQLSGRMRRFRIRVIPGDRVTVGLSPYDPTHGFITFRLKEGQSAPGQ
- a CDS encoding NB-ARC domain-containing protein; its protein translation is MAIRRIFLSYSRDDDEPFVRRLFDDLTDAGFDVWFDRESIESRALSFYQEIQDAISRCDRLLLVLGPNAVKSDYVNQEWRFALETGTCVNPILRAGRPDSNDDAYVLVPEELFFLHVEDFRSDADYAVALRSLTRQLSEPLPDIGKLVAVPTLPGTVVRNRERLTELRDHLLLAVRTPTVESGEEMRISIHGMGGIGKSVLANSLARDHEVRLAFPDGVYWIPVGRSPRLLDLQRQLIVALGDDTAVDDIPSALQRLRELISDRRLLLILDDVWERAHAEAFDIVAPRSRLLLTTRDAGFSAAFAGKSYAVQSPSQEEAVSILARSSEQSAGQLPEAARDVAEACGRLPLALSLCGGMARKGAPWDRILRLLRDARLELVRDRHRVQASHQNLWNVIEVSVRELEADEQDRLAELATFLGNQGTPEAAVATLWSHSGELDELSTGDLLDELRDRSLVRLDLPVSVEDERLGRVVFVHDLVFNFSSRKLTDRLGEHRSPDDSLLEAYRSNCPNGWSSGPNDGYYFENLPRHLHLSGRGEELGDVLLDMDFVEAKLSATGVWPLTQDYDLALGGSEGERGRELRVLQRVLEFSSQALTEDPAFLRGQIIGRALRMESPVHSRLIERTTAMRGAPWLRPVLPALHSPEDGARRVFSGHSGDVRCVAMNRDATRFVSGGGRLGDGWIWQWDLDSGLGEPVCRQFGGVRSIALTPDGSTAMWTSGQSEDLAIIVWNLDAKSLVRRMIGHEKGIEALVVSPDAERVASGSWDETIRIWDLRSGELIATLSAHGGPVTSLSMSADGRWLASGSHDKTVKIWSMDTLSVVASIGQESRASSVQISPAGDKILVGGANGTIRVSRIETGEICDELMGHTREVTSIAVDASGRLAVSGSRDETIRVWDLDQGATTHTIREGYGVNAIALDPNGQFVLSASQSRVIRMWDLPDDSRGRTDVGVGDSRVGCVAVTRDGSTVLSGSDDGRVTIVHTNDGSRRRQLDAHSHGVGSVAATLDGRRVLSGASKRSVHARIVEKHETDPVRIWDLESGELLSEVPLARVDFGVEAILPTADGRRAVVQTSGGRLILLDLEPGTIRSQTEMFSSGMMCVAASDDGNVAVAGYGHGSLKVFDLNQGAEIWSGFAHEYGVRAVAISSDGCRAVSAGGDDTILVWNLHRDAPYAFAERAATLTGHTDTIWSLEMIDEDRRALSSSTDGTLRIWDLDRYEQDAILEGSRSWSSGWPMHCVAPEVRAAASFGDRTIHLWDLERAAHVAAFRTDTDIGSIEIDANGRTIVAAGRDGTLIVLAVEDA